The Populus alba chromosome 4, ASM523922v2, whole genome shotgun sequence genome contains a region encoding:
- the LOC118056044 gene encoding uncharacterized protein At1g32220, chloroplastic, which produces MKKTIISRLLHSQSPPFLKPHCYRDSSLFAARIGRFLSTGSEKVDGSSKLEEAEREEFTPPREKLLVLGGNGFVGSHICIEALAHGLNVSSLSRSGKSSLHDPWANDIVWHQGDLLSPDSLGNALNGVTSVISCVGGFGSNSYMYDINGTANINAIRAASEQGVKRFVYISAADFGLVNYLLKGYFAGKRSTETELLDKFQHGGAILRPGFIHGTRRVGSVHLPLSIIGAPLEMVLRHAKPLTRLPLIGPLLIPPVNVTSVAKVAVRAAVDPAFPSGVVDVYGILQYSQQNPA; this is translated from the exons ATGAAGAAGACCATCATTTCACGCTTGCTACATTCACAGTCTCCACCATTTCTTAAACCCCA TTGTTACCGAGACAGTTCACTGTTTGCAGCTAGAATTGGAAGATTCTTGTCTACAGGCTCTGAGAAGGTTGATGGATCATCAAAACTTGAAGAAGCAGAGAGAGAGGAATTTACACCTCCAAGAGAAAAG CTACTTGTTTTAGGTGGAAATGGATTTGTTGGGTCACATATATGCATAGAAGCTCTAGCCCATGGTTTGAATGTATCCAGCTTGAGCAG GTCGGGAAAATCTTCTCTACATGATCCTTGGGCTAACGACATAGTCTGGCATCAAG GAGATCTGCTTTCACCTGATTCACTAGGGAATGCACTGAATGGAGTGACCTCTGTG ATCTCATGTGTTGGAGGTTTTGGCTCAAACTCTTACATGTATGACATCAATGGAACTGCAAATATAAATGCTATTAGAGCTGCCTCAGAACAAG GTGTCAAAAGATTTGTCTATATCTCTGCTGCGGACTTTGGTCTGGTGAATTATTTACTAAAAGGATATTTTGCTGGAAAG AGATCAACAGAAACCGAACTACTGGATAAATTCCAGCATGGAG gTGCAATACTTAGGCCAGGTTTCATACATGGTACTCGCAGGGTTGGGAGTGTTCATTTACCTTTAAGCATCATCGGGGCTCCACTGGAGATG GTCCTCCGACATGCTAAACCGCTGACCCGACTCCCACTCATTGGTCCTCTTTTGATACCCCCTGTAAACGTCACTTCAGTGGCAAAGGTTGCTGTAAGAGCTGCAGTTGATCCAGCATTCCCTTCTGGCGTTGTTGATGTCTATGGTATACTACAATATAGCCAACAAAACCCCGCTTAG
- the LOC118055956 gene encoding uncharacterized protein — MVTPQQPKRRVAFILIDGLGDVSLPRLGYKTPLQAANVPNLDAIASGGVNGLMDPVEVGLGCGSDTAHLSLLGYDPRVYYRGRGAFESMGAGLAMSSGDIAFKSNFATLDEKTGIVTSRRADRHFEEEGPILCAALDGMRLPSFPEYEIRVRYATEHRCGVVVKGPKLSGNISATDPLKDNRLLLQAEALDSTDKARHTAAVVNELSREISRILVSHPLNAKRAAEGKNIANVVLLRGCGIRIEVPSFQDKHGLWACMVAPTKIIAGLGLSLDIDILEAPGATGDYRTLLTSKATVIANALSAPLAPSPSVFVPGEDEHKPGRPDGYDFGFLHIKAIDDAGHDKASILKVKALEAVDRTIGQLAKLLLQAESTGKFQYFICVTGDHSTPVEYGDHSFEPVPFSMCRLRDFVGALGGESIIMETSLDPFPIPTVEAGEDLVEAEKVGKERSSKQLKAFSGDSVCELSEIAAARGCLGRFPGGQMMGIIKAFLELNA, encoded by the exons ATGGTTACTCCTCAGCAGCCAAAGAGGAGAGTGGCATTTATCCTGATCGATGGATTGGGTGATGTGTCATTGCCGAGGCTTGGCTACAAGACTCCTTTGCAAGCAGCAAACGTGCCTAACTTAGATGCTATAGCATCCGGCGGAGTTAATGGCCTTATGGACCCTGTTGAAGTAGGCTTGGGTTGTGGAAGTGACACTGCTCACCTTTCCTTGTTAGGTTATGACCCAAGAGTGTACTATCGGGGTCGAGGAGCTTTTGAGTCCATGGGTGCTGGATTGGCAATGTCTTCTGGCGATATTGCATTCAaa TCAAATTTTGCAACGTTAGATGAGAAAACTGGAATAGTCACCAGTAGAAGGGCTGATAGGCATTTTGAAGAAGAAGGGCCTATTCTCTGTGCAGCTCTGGATGGAATGAGGTTGCCGTCTTTCCCAGAATATGAAATCAGAGTCAG GTATGCAACAGAACATAGATGTGGAGTAGTGGTGAAAGGTCCAAAACTGAGTGGGAATATATCAGCAACAGATCCACTTAAGGACAACCGCTTACTTCTTCAAGCTGAAGCCTTAGATAGCACCGACAAGGCAAGACATACAGCTGCAGTTGTTAATGAGTTATCCAGGGAGATATCTCGTATTCTGGTTTCTCACCCACTAAATGCAAAACGAGCAGCAGAAGGTAAGAATATTGCCAATGTGGTCCTTTTACGAGGATGTGGCATTCGAATTGAG GTACCTTCTTTTCAGGATAAACATGGTTTATGGGCATGCATGGTAGCTCCCACTAAAATTATTGCTGGTTTGGGATTATCACTAGATATTGATATTCTAGAAGCTCCTGGAGCAACCGGAGATTATCGAACACTTTTGACTTCCAAAGCAACTGTCATAGCTAATGCACTCTCAGCTCCATTGGCGCCTTCTCCCAGTGTATTTGTACCAGGGGAGGACGAGCACAAACCAGGACGACCAGATGGCTATGACTTTGGGTTTCTCCACATTAAG GCAATAGATGATGCAGGCCATGACAAGGCAAGCATTTTGAAAGTTAAAGCATTGGAAGCTGTAGATCGAACTATTGGCCAGCTGGCCAAGCTCCTCTTGCAAGCAGAATCAACCGGAAAGTTTCAGTATTTCATTTGTGTCACTGGAGATCACTCTACACCGGTTGAATATGGAGACCATAGTTTTGAACCAGTTCCGTTTTCGATGTGCCGGTTGAGAGATTTTGTGGGTGCCTTGGGTGGAGAGTCCATCATCATGGAAACTTCCCTTGATCCATTTCCTATTCCTACTGTTGAGGCTGGTGAAGACCTTGTGGAAGCTGAGAAGGTGGGAAAGGAGAGAAGCAGCAAACAGCTTAAAGCTTTCAGCGGTGATTCAGTTTGTGAACTTAGTGAGATAGCGGCAGCAAGAGGATGCCTTGGACGGTTTCCAGGGGGACAAATGATGGGTATTATCAAGGCATTTCTCGAACTTAATGCATAA